A portion of the Macaca mulatta isolate MMU2019108-1 chromosome 4, T2T-MMU8v2.0, whole genome shotgun sequence genome contains these proteins:
- the TAAR1 gene encoding trace amine-associated receptor 1 isoform X1: MPFCHNIINISCVKNNWSNDVRASLYSLMALIILTTLVGNLIVIVSISHFKQLHTPTNWLIHSMATVDFLLGCLVMPYSMVRSAEHCWYFGEVFCKIHTSTDIMLSSASIFHLSFISIDRYYAVCDPLRYKAKINILVVCVMIFISWSVPAVFAFGMIFLELNFKGAEEIYYKHVHCRGGCSVFFSKISGVLAFMTSFYIPGSIMLCIYYRIYLIAKEQARSINDANQKLQIGLEMKNGISQSKERKAVKTLGIVMGVFLICWCPFFVCTVIDPFLHYTIPPTLNDVLIWFGYLNSTFNPMVYAFFYPWFRKALKMILFGKIFQKDSSRCKLFLESSS, from the coding sequence ATGCCCTTTTGCcacaatataattaatatttcctGTGTGAAAAACAACTGGTCAAATGATGTCCGTGCTTCCCTGTACAGTTTAATGGCGCTCATAATTCTGACCACATTGGTCGGCAATCTGATAGTTATTGTTTCTATATCACACTTCAAGCAACTTCATACTCCGACAAATTGGCTCATTCATTCCATGGCCACTGTGGACTTTCTTCTGGGGTGTCTGGTCATGCCTTACAGCATGGTGAGATCTGCTGAGCACTGTTGGTATTTTGGAGAAGTCTTCTGTAAAATCCACACCAGCACCGACATTATGCTGAGCTCAGCCTCCATTTTCCATCTGTCTTTCATCTCCATTGACCGCTACTATGCTGTGTGTGACCCATTGAGATATAAAGCCAAGATCAATATCTTGGTTGTTTGTGTGATGATCTTCATTAGTTGGAGTGTCCCTGCTGTTTTTGCATTTGGGATGATCTTTCTGGAGCTAAACTTCAAAGGCGCTGAAGAGATATATTACAAACATGTTCACTGCAGAGGAGGTTGCTCTGTGTTCTTTAGCAAAATATCTGGGGTACTGGCCTTTATGACTTCTTTTTACATACCTGGATCTATTATGTTATGTATCTATTACAGAATATATCTTATAGCTAAAGAGCAGGCAAGATCAATTAATGATGCCAATCAGAAGCTCCAAATTGgattggaaatgaaaaatggaatttcacaaagcaaagaaaggaaagctGTGAAGACATTGGGGATTGTGATGGGAGTTTTCCTAATATGCTGGTGCCCTTTCTTTGTCTGTACAGTCATCGACCCTTTTCTTCACTACACTATTCCACCTACTTTGAATGATGTATTGATTTGGTTTGGCTACTTGAACTCTACATTTAATCCAATGGTTTATGCATTTTTCTATCCCTGGTTTAGAAAAGCACTGAAGATGATTCTGTTTGGTAAAATTTTCCAAAAGGATTCATCCAGGTGTAAATTATTTTTGGAATCGAGTTCatag